From a region of the Zingiber officinale cultivar Zhangliang chromosome 10B, Zo_v1.1, whole genome shotgun sequence genome:
- the LOC122029054 gene encoding peroxidase 27-like, which produces MISSLPFAVRHHGVRATGQERETGGDNFWASVGNKLLPLFLLQVAFWSCFLGSTHGNGLRVGFYFQSCPQAEDIVRRTVESYFSQDPTVSAPLLRLHFHDCFVRGCDGSVLLNSTRSNLAEKDAKPNLTLDGFYVIDAAKAALEKACPATVSCADILALAARDAVSLATGLGKGINLTRESQLYHVETGRRDGAVSRAREAAAHLPSSDDNIAILKANFRSKGLNSTDLAILSGGHAIGNSHCFSFEKRLHHHYDGRGLSDATLDANYKVELLRRCRAGNDTVLEMVPGSSMTFDSEYYGLVSKQKGLFHSDEALLEDEVTRGYVYSRKRLPESVFFADFGVSMVKMGRAGVLTGRSGEIRKNCALVNH; this is translated from the exons CAACAAGCTTCTGCCTCTGTTCTTGCTCCAAGTCGCATTCTGGAGCTGCTTTCTTGGGTCGACCCATGGAAATGGCCTTAGGGTTGGGTTCTACTTCCAGTCCTGCCCTCAAGCAGAGGACATAGTCAGAAGAACAGTGGAGAGCTACTTCTCTCAGGATCCCACCGTGTCTGCTCCGCTCCTCAGGCTTCACTTCCACGACTGTTTCGTCAGG GGATGCGATGGATCGGTGCTGCTCAACTCCACAAGGAGCAACTTGGCCGAGAAGGATGCGAAGCCCAACCTGACGCTGGATGGATTCTACGTGATCGACGCCGCCAAGGCAGCTCTGGAGAAGGCTTGCCCTGCCACTGTCTCGTGTGCTGATATCTTGGCTCTTGCAGCGAGGGATGCAGTGTCGTTG GCTACTGGACTGGGGAAGGGGATAAATCTGACGAGAGAAAGCCAGCTTTATCATGTGGAGACCGGGCGTAGAGATGGGGCTGTGTCCAGAGCCAGAGAAGCAGCAGCCCATCTGCCGTCCTCCGATGATAATATCGCCATTCTGAAAGCAAATTTCAGATCCAAAGGCCTCAACTCCACGGACTTGGCGATCTTATCAG GGGGCCATGCAATAGGTAACTCACACTGCTTCTCCTTCGAGAAGAGGCTGCACCACCACTACGACGGCAGGGGCCTCTCCGACGCGACCTTGGACGCTAACTACAAAGTGGAATTGCTGAGGCGGTGCCGGGCGGGGAACGACACGGTGCTGGAGATGGTTCCCGGCAGCTCGATGACGTTTGACTCCGAGTATTATGGGTTGGTCTCCAAACAGAAGGGGTTGTTCCACTCCGACGAGGCTCTTCTGGAGGACGAGGTGACGAGAGGCTACGTCTACTCCAGGAAACGATTGCCGGAGTCGGTCTTCTTTGCCGATTTCGGGGTGTCGATGGTGAAGATGGGGCGGGCTGGAGTGCTAACCGGGCGCTCAGGAGAGATCAGGAAGAACTGTGCTTTGGTCAACCACTGA